The genomic region TTCTGAAAGATCGGAGAATTCTAAGCTTGTGACATTTACTGCCGCAATAGTTTTATGCACAGCTCCTTTCTTTACTTTTACAACACAAGGATATGTTGTCGCATTTTCAAATACTCGAAGATCTCCAAAGTCAACAATTTCCGACAACCCACTATTCTTTAAAAAATTTCTTAACAAAGAACCGTAATTAGCACGCATCCATTTATTTGCCACAATATACGAGAAAAGACCAGCATTTTTTAGCAGTCCAACACCTTTTTCTATGAAGTATGAATAAAGGTCCGCAGCTCCTTGATAAACTTGATAATGAGCTTCAAAATATTTTTTAAATTCCGAAAGTGATTCTTGCCGGACATACGGCGGATTCCCTATCACACAATCAAATCCGCCTTTGTCCATTATCTCTCCAAACCCCTTAATCTTATCGTTCCAATCAAATGTATTGATCTTTTTCATTTCCTCACTGTCAAAAAGAGAAAGGTTCTTGTCCTTGTAAAAGTCCGGACCTATCAAGGAGTTTCCACATTTAATATTGCCGGACAAATTAGGGAGCAATTTCTCCTGGCTGTATTTAAACAGCCTGCCCGCGCTTTCATCTCCTTCGCCTTCAAGCAGTTTAAGCATCAGAGACAGTTTTGTCACCTCAACAGCCTGGGCGTCAATATCAACACCAAAAATATTGTTCAAAAGTATATCCTGTTTTTCTTTTATAGTAAGGCGGAATGAACCGTTTGCGGCCTGCCATACCCGCCCGTCTTTTAACGCCTTGGCGCGGTTAGCTGGCTTTGTATAATAAGCAAGATGATGAGTCATTAGACAGTTATAGGCTCCGAGAAGAAAAGATCCGGAACCGCACGCGGGGTCAAGTATTTTCAGCCTTTCTATTTCCTTTGGCGTAGCACCCTTTATCTTTTCACCAACAGTATTCTTGACAATGTAATCGACTATATATTTTGGTGTATAGTAGACTCCGCCTGCTTTCCTTACTTCCGGTTTTTCTTCAACCTTGGCCTGGTGCCCTTCCGTAAGCCGTATGGTCTTTCCCAAGAATTGCTCGTAAATATTGCCCAGCATTTCAATAGGGAGCACTGCTAAAGCATACGGACAATCAGGATAATATATCCCGGTGATGATCTCTTCCAAAACCTTATTTTCTATTGCGAGCGAGTCGATCGCAATATCACTTTTAAACAACTCGCTGTTGTATTTCCTGTTTGCCCGCTCAAAACACAAAACCAAAGCCGGATAAATGCGCTTTTCCTTTGTGACCTTGAGAAGTGTCTCGGAGTTTTCAATGCCCCTATCTTCCGCTATCCTCAAGAACAAGATCCTGTCGATGATTTTCTGTACCGCAAGATTTAATTGGTCTATCTCTAGTTTAAGGTTGTTGATCGCGATATTCTTGGCAAGCAGGCTCCGCCAGTCTTCGATCATTTTTAGGAATTCTTTGTCAACCTCATAAGCGCCTTTGGGAAGCTTTGTACCCAGATAATCCTTTAGACTGCCCTTCTGCACATTTTCTTTCGCGAATAATTTATAGATATCATCGAATTTCTCAGCATACTCCTCATATCTACAGTAAAAGAGAAGCGCCTTGCGCGAACCGTCTTTCTTGTTTGGTTTAATTCTTGTGTCATATATCGCGAACTCTTCAAAATCCGTTAGTATCGATACAGGGAGTTTGGCTGTATAGCCGTATCTTCTTATCTGATATGCGGGGTCAATGGATTCTTTAATATTTACTCCGGGTTTCTTGGCTTCAACAAAGAATATTCTGTCACCCTTTACCCTGAAGCAATAATCCGGAGCTTTTTGTTTTCCCTGAATTTCTATGGAATCCTCTACAACAACTTCTCTGGCATCTTCCGGCAGGCCTTCTTTATTATTGATATCCCAGCCTAAAAGCTTAAAGAAAGGATTAATAAAATCCTGACGTACTCGGGCTTCCTTATAATTTAATTGTTTGTATTCCTCAAGATTCCGCTTAAATCGCTCAACCAACTCCAATATCTCTTTTGGCGCGCTCATGTTTGATATGATTATACTATCTAACAATTGATTAAGAAAGGAGGTAATCAAAAAGATAAAATTAATGACAATGGCAATATATGTGAGTATAATATAAAAGAATTAAAGATGAATAAGGATATTATTTCAAAAATAAGCGGTTTTCAAGTAACCTCCGATAAAATGAGATTAATTGAGGAGTTTTTTGCCAACAATGTTCAAAACTACATAAATTTTGTAAGCGACTTCAAGATCAAGGTTGAAAACAGCCCAAACTACAGTTCATCATCACAAGATACCTTAAATAAAGCTACCTTTAATATTGTAAAAACAGGCCATGAACTTGAACAATCTATAGTCCACAAGCAAACCATCATCGAGATCAAAGAGCTGTTCCGAAAACTAATTTATCCGTATATGTCGCAAAGCATTATTATGAAAAGAGCTCTTGATAAGCCAAGGGGCTATCCTGGGGATTATATGATGCTCGAATACATTTATGATGATAAAGCTGTCTCTTCCGGTCTTGGAATGTATTTTGACTTGGGATTTCTAAGAAGCCGTCTCACAATGGCCGTTAGGGACAGAAAAGACATGATGAGAGTTGTTCTGCAAAACATTATAAAAAAACGGGACAAATTGAACATATTGAATCTTGCCAGCGGTTCAATCAGGGAGATAAGAGAATTAAGCCCGGATCTTCTGAATAATATTTCGAATTTGACTTGCGTTGATTTTGACAGTGAAGCCCTTGAGTATTCAAAAAGTAAATTAAAAGGTATTAATGCATCTTTCTTACAAAAAGACCTTGTTGACATGGTAAAAAAAGGTGACAGATCGTTGATAGAGAATAGTGATCTGATCTATAGCATAGGATTAATAGATTACTTTCCGGACCGTATGTTGTTAAAACTCATCACCTTGATACTATCTGGAATGAAATCCGGCAGCAAATGCGTATTAACGATCAAAGATGTGGATCAATATAAGCCGATTCAGGAAGACTGGCTTACCGATTGGAAGTTTGTGCCCAGAACAGAGGATGATATCGTACGCCTGATAAAGAAAGCTAATATCCAGGATATTGATATCTCACTTTCAAGAGATGATAGTAAAGTTATTATCTTCTTTGAGATTACAAAAAAGTAATGACAAACAACCTAAACATTACACTTATCAAAGAAACAAAACTAATATTGGCATTCTTAAAAGAATACAAAGACAAATTAGATGCCATGGATAAGGCCGATGTTCAAAAAGATGCCGAGGCTTATCTGTTGACCATTTTTCCCGGATTCAAAAAAACAATGGATGAACACTTTTCAAAAACATCGTCAATATTTGACAACATAAAAGATAAAACTGAATACAAGGACAATCAGGATTATTATATAAAAACATTGTGGGATTACTTGTATTTTCCGAAAATCAATAAACATATTTATGATAAGCCCTTTGGGTATCCTGGCGATTTCGTCCTGATGAACTACATTATTGATTATCAGGATAAGTTTATCGGCGAATCGTCGTTCGAAAAGCTGATCAACTATTATTCGGTAAAGTCGCCTTTTTGTTTATCAAATGTTGCCAGAAAAGAATACCTTAAGTCGATAATAATTAGCACGATTTCAAGATATAAATCGCCCGGCATAACAAGTGTGGCCAGCGGATCGATCAGAGAATTATTGGATATTTCAGGGGAACACCCCCACATTAATGAATTTAACTGCATTGATTTCGAGCCGAAGGCATTCGAATACATAAAGAATGAACTGAAGCGTGATTCGTTCAATAACAAAATAAAGATGAATTTCATCCTAAAAGACATCATTAAAATGATTAAAACGAGGGATATTGGATCATTGCTCAAGCCCCAAGACCTGATCTATTTTTCCGGAATATTCGATTACCTGCCGGACAGGATAGCTAAAAAGGTGTTTACCACTTTCTATTCGCTCTTAAAAGATGGCGGAACTATGCTGATCTGCAATTGCTCAAAAAAGAACAAGAAGCTTCATTCGTATTATGAAGTATTGGGGAAATGGGAAATGATATACCGCGATGAGGATGACTTGATTGATATTATTTCTGACGCCCACGTAAAAAAACATCGTTTTGATTACCCAAAAAACGGGAAATGTTACAATTTCCTGGTTATTGAGAAATAATAATGTTATCGGCTTACGCATATACAAATCTATTTAGCGCCGCTCTGTCGATTATTTTGGCCATATTCGTTCTTGTTAAATCGCGTCCTTTGACACAGGATAAAACATTTTTTGTTTTCATGCTTTTGTCAATATCTGCCTGGTGCTTTGGGATATTCGGGCATGCGCTGTCCATCGGTTACATCAGTGCGTATTCGTGGTCGCTGTATTTACATCGATTTGCATTTTTTATTCCCGTTTTCTATTTCATTTTTGTCTATTTCTTTATTAATTCCAAAAGCCTGATCTTTAGAGTTTTGATCTATATAAATATATTGATCTTATTGTTGCTGGAATATTTGTCATTTCTTTATCCATCATCAATAGTATCCTATGTTTCGAGCATGTCTTTATTTCAATTCTTTCCGAGGGCAGGCATTTTATATAGCCTTTAT from Candidatus Margulisiibacteriota bacterium harbors:
- a CDS encoding TaqI-like C-terminal specificity domain-containing protein, yielding MSAPKEILELVERFKRNLEEYKQLNYKEARVRQDFINPFFKLLGWDINNKEGLPEDAREVVVEDSIEIQGKQKAPDYCFRVKGDRIFFVEAKKPGVNIKESIDPAYQIRRYGYTAKLPVSILTDFEEFAIYDTRIKPNKKDGSRKALLFYCRYEEYAEKFDDIYKLFAKENVQKGSLKDYLGTKLPKGAYEVDKEFLKMIEDWRSLLAKNIAINNLKLEIDQLNLAVQKIIDRILFLRIAEDRGIENSETLLKVTKEKRIYPALVLCFERANRKYNSELFKSDIAIDSLAIENKVLEEIITGIYYPDCPYALAVLPIEMLGNIYEQFLGKTIRLTEGHQAKVEEKPEVRKAGGVYYTPKYIVDYIVKNTVGEKIKGATPKEIERLKILDPACGSGSFLLGAYNCLMTHHLAYYTKPANRAKALKDGRVWQAANGSFRLTIKEKQDILLNNIFGVDIDAQAVEVTKLSLMLKLLEGEGDESAGRLFKYSQEKLLPNLSGNIKCGNSLIGPDFYKDKNLSLFDSEEMKKINTFDWNDKIKGFGEIMDKGGFDCVIGNPPYVRQESLSEFKKYFEAHYQVYQGAADLYSYFIEKGVGLLKNAGLFSYIVANKWMRANYGSLLRNFLKNSGLSEIVDFGDLRVFENATTYPCVVKVKKGAVHKTIAAVNVTSLEFSDLSEYAKDNCFVVDLSDLSTDGWALVDKKTSQLLDKLRKSGVSLGEYVNNKIYRGVLTGLNEAFVINEDTKNRLIKEDPKSAEIIKPLLAGRDIKRYENLETDKYLILIPNGWTNRNRGAKNAENYFCSTYPSVSRHLKEYENQAKARYDKGDYWWELRKCAYYNEFKKPKFLLPDISLRGNFAYDPTGEIYCVNTAYIIVSDDKRLLGILNSKLMTFFYKHLSAVFRGGYLRFIYQYLVQLPIASSLKTDRFEKKMDALVVQMLETQKKCKSAKSENDKKHYQQKMEIIDNQIDRLVYELYGLTEEEIRVVEENK
- a CDS encoding class I SAM-dependent methyltransferase, which gives rise to MIKKGGNQKDKINDNGNICEYNIKELKMNKDIISKISGFQVTSDKMRLIEEFFANNVQNYINFVSDFKIKVENSPNYSSSSQDTLNKATFNIVKTGHELEQSIVHKQTIIEIKELFRKLIYPYMSQSIIMKRALDKPRGYPGDYMMLEYIYDDKAVSSGLGMYFDLGFLRSRLTMAVRDRKDMMRVVLQNIIKKRDKLNILNLASGSIREIRELSPDLLNNISNLTCVDFDSEALEYSKSKLKGINASFLQKDLVDMVKKGDRSLIENSDLIYSIGLIDYFPDRMLLKLITLILSGMKSGSKCVLTIKDVDQYKPIQEDWLTDWKFVPRTEDDIVRLIKKANIQDIDISLSRDDSKVIIFFEITKK
- a CDS encoding class I SAM-dependent methyltransferase, which codes for MTNNLNITLIKETKLILAFLKEYKDKLDAMDKADVQKDAEAYLLTIFPGFKKTMDEHFSKTSSIFDNIKDKTEYKDNQDYYIKTLWDYLYFPKINKHIYDKPFGYPGDFVLMNYIIDYQDKFIGESSFEKLINYYSVKSPFCLSNVARKEYLKSIIISTISRYKSPGITSVASGSIRELLDISGEHPHINEFNCIDFEPKAFEYIKNELKRDSFNNKIKMNFILKDIIKMIKTRDIGSLLKPQDLIYFSGIFDYLPDRIAKKVFTTFYSLLKDGGTMLICNCSKKNKKLHSYYEVLGKWEMIYRDEDDLIDIISDAHVKKHRFDYPKNGKCYNFLVIEK